A region from the Rhodopseudomonas julia genome encodes:
- a CDS encoding omptin family outer membrane protease produces the protein MGFGLAAFHSAALAADFGASGKPGALDRSYSATLGTRYWYATGKTEKTLYDPTGDIRLSRLTYDDLDTHAGEVYGEITDDGLFTKGNAGLGWSLRGSLQDEDFAPYIDPYSSTDSDQDDGHVYYVTIDGGKYLIERPNMRLGVFAGYNWLRQQVHAYGCQQEAENPFICASGQVAPSTKVISQENDWHSARIGIKADALIGDRILVSAEGAFLPYVYLDGADSHHLRADFAGSIPETGTGWGYQLEGMVNYRLNDSFTLGLGGRYWHMETDGNAHFENIAAGGTAQDEDWSVDMFGVTAQAAVTF, from the coding sequence TTGGGGTTTGGCCTCGCGGCGTTTCACAGTGCTGCTCTCGCCGCAGATTTTGGCGCTTCCGGAAAGCCCGGCGCACTGGACCGTTCCTACAGCGCGACGCTCGGAACAAGATACTGGTACGCGACCGGCAAAACCGAAAAGACACTCTACGATCCAACGGGCGATATCAGGCTCTCCCGCCTCACCTACGACGATCTCGATACCCATGCCGGCGAGGTCTATGGGGAAATCACCGATGACGGGCTCTTCACGAAAGGCAATGCCGGCCTAGGCTGGAGCCTGCGCGGTTCGCTGCAGGATGAGGATTTCGCGCCCTATATCGACCCCTATTCCAGCACCGACAGCGACCAGGACGATGGCCACGTCTATTACGTGACCATCGACGGCGGCAAATATCTCATCGAACGGCCGAATATGCGGCTCGGTGTTTTTGCCGGCTACAATTGGCTGCGCCAGCAGGTGCATGCCTATGGCTGCCAACAGGAGGCGGAGAATCCCTTTATCTGCGCGAGCGGCCAAGTCGCGCCCTCAACGAAGGTCATCTCGCAGGAGAACGACTGGCATTCGGCACGCATCGGGATCAAGGCCGATGCTCTCATCGGTGATCGCATCCTGGTGAGCGCTGAGGGTGCGTTTCTCCCCTATGTCTATCTCGATGGCGCTGATTCGCATCATCTTCGCGCCGACTTCGCCGGTTCGATCCCAGAGACCGGCACCGGCTGGGGCTATCAGCTGGAGGGCATGGTCAACTACCGCCTGAACGACAGCTTCACGCTCGGCCTCGGCGGCCGCTATTGGCACATGGAGACCGACGGCAATGCGCATTTCGAGAACATTGCCGCCGGCGGCACGGCCCAGGACGAAGACTGGTCGGTCGATATGTTCGGCGTGACCGCACAGGCGGCCGTCACCTTCTGA
- a CDS encoding F0F1 ATP synthase subunit delta has protein sequence MADSSSPVSGVADRYAAALFELALEESAIEQVETDLDRYTQMLDESADFRRLVESPAFSAEDQLGAMKVLNERAGITGLAANFVGVLAQNRRLFTLPGVIRSFKRRAAEHRGEVTAHVTAAQALSEEQKSALKAALKERLGKDANLDLKVDPAILGGLVVKLGSQMIDTSLRTKLNMMKSRLKEAS, from the coding sequence GTGGCGGACTCCTCCTCCCCTGTATCTGGCGTGGCTGATCGGTATGCGGCGGCTTTGTTTGAGCTGGCGCTGGAGGAATCGGCTATCGAACAGGTCGAAACCGATCTCGATCGCTATACGCAGATGCTCGACGAGAGTGCCGATTTCCGCAGGCTCGTCGAAAGCCCGGCTTTCTCCGCCGAGGATCAACTCGGCGCGATGAAGGTGCTGAACGAACGCGCAGGCATTACTGGTCTTGCGGCGAATTTCGTCGGCGTCCTGGCGCAGAACCGGCGGCTGTTTACGCTGCCCGGCGTCATCCGGTCGTTCAAGCGGCGTGCCGCGGAGCATCGCGGCGAGGTGACGGCACATGTCACTGCGGCGCAGGCCTTGAGCGAGGAGCAAAAAAGCGCCCTGAAAGCGGCGCTGAAAGAGCGCCTCGGCAAGGATGCCAATCTCGATCTCAAGGTCGATCCTGCGATTCTTGGCGGCCTCGTCGTCAAGCTCGGTTCGCAGATGATTGACACCTCGCTCAGGACCAAGCTCAACATGATGAAATCACGTCTTAAAGAGGCCAGCTGA
- the atpA gene encoding F0F1 ATP synthase subunit alpha encodes MDIRAAEISSILKEQIKNFGKEAEVTEVGQVLSVGDGIARVYGLDKVQAGEMVEFDGGVRGMALNLEEDNVGVVIFGSDREIKEGSTVKRTGAIVEVPVGKGLLGRVVDGLGNPIDGKGPIDSTEKRRVDVKAPGIIPRKSVHEPMSTGLKAIDALIPIGRGQRELIIGDRQTGKSAIILDTILNQKPAWDRKDEDRILYCIYVAVGQKRSTVAQFAKTLEERGALEYSIIIAATASDPAPMQYLAPFTGCAMGEFFRDNGMHALIAYDDLSKQAVAYRQMSLLLRRPPGREAYPGDVFYLHSRLLERAAKMNDDYGSGSLTALPVIETQANDVSAYIPTNVISITDGQIFLETDLFYQGIRPAVNVGLSVSRVGSSAQIKAMKQVAGSIKGELAQYREMAAFAQFGSDLDRATQRLLDRGARLTELLKQPQFSPLKTEEQVVVIYAGVNGYLDKIRVVDVRPFEDGLLVLMRNEHQDVLDQIRTEQQLSDELREKLTAILDKFAKNFAA; translated from the coding sequence ATGGATATTCGGGCCGCAGAGATCTCCTCGATCCTGAAGGAGCAGATCAAGAATTTCGGCAAGGAAGCCGAGGTCACCGAGGTTGGCCAGGTCCTGTCCGTCGGTGACGGCATCGCCCGCGTCTACGGCCTCGACAAGGTTCAGGCCGGTGAGATGGTCGAGTTCGACGGCGGCGTCCGTGGCATGGCGTTGAACCTCGAAGAAGACAATGTCGGCGTCGTCATCTTCGGCTCCGACCGGGAGATCAAGGAAGGTTCCACCGTCAAGCGGACCGGCGCCATCGTGGAAGTTCCGGTGGGCAAGGGCCTGCTCGGCCGCGTCGTCGACGGTCTCGGCAATCCGATCGATGGCAAGGGCCCGATCGATTCGACCGAGAAGCGCCGCGTCGACGTGAAGGCGCCGGGCATCATTCCGCGCAAATCGGTGCATGAGCCGATGTCGACCGGCTTGAAGGCCATCGACGCGCTTATCCCGATCGGTCGTGGCCAGCGTGAGCTCATCATCGGCGATCGCCAGACCGGCAAGTCGGCCATCATTCTCGATACGATCCTCAACCAGAAGCCCGCCTGGGACCGCAAGGACGAGGATCGGATCCTTTATTGCATCTATGTCGCCGTCGGTCAGAAGCGTTCGACGGTCGCGCAGTTCGCCAAGACGCTCGAAGAGCGCGGCGCGCTGGAATATTCCATCATCATCGCGGCAACCGCGTCCGATCCGGCGCCGATGCAGTATCTGGCGCCGTTCACCGGCTGCGCGATGGGTGAGTTTTTCCGCGACAACGGCATGCACGCCCTGATCGCCTATGACGATCTCTCTAAGCAGGCCGTGGCCTATCGTCAGATGTCGCTGCTCCTTCGTCGTCCGCCAGGACGCGAGGCTTATCCGGGTGACGTCTTCTATCTGCATTCGCGCCTCCTGGAGCGCGCTGCGAAGATGAACGACGATTACGGCTCGGGTTCTCTGACGGCTCTGCCGGTCATCGAAACGCAGGCGAATGACGTGTCGGCCTATATTCCGACCAACGTCATCTCCATTACCGATGGTCAGATCTTCCTGGAGACGGATCTCTTCTACCAGGGTATCCGTCCGGCGGTGAATGTCGGTCTGTCGGTGTCGCGTGTCGGTTCGTCGGCTCAGATCAAGGCGATGAAGCAGGTTGCCGGTTCGATTAAGGGTGAGCTTGCGCAGTACCGCGAAATGGCGGCGTTCGCGCAGTTCGGCTCTGACCTCGACCGCGCCACGCAGCGTCTTCTCGATCGCGGTGCGCGTCTGACGGAGCTCTTGAAGCAGCCGCAGTTCTCGCCGCTCAAAACCGAGGAGCAGGTCGTCGTCATCTATGCAGGCGTCAACGGCTATCTGGACAAGATCAGGGTTGTGGACGTGCGTCCTTTCGAGGACGGGCTCCTGGTTCTGATGCGCAACGAGCACCAGGATGTGCTCGACCAGATCCGCACCGAGCAGCAGCTTTCGGACGAACTCCGTGAGAAGCTGACGGCGATCCTCGACAAATTCGCCAAGAATTTCGCGGCGTAA
- a CDS encoding F0F1 ATP synthase subunit gamma codes for MASLKDLRNRIASVKATQKITKAMQMVAAAKLRKAQEAAVAARPYAERMEKVLANIGASVAGSESAPALIAGTGKDDVHLLVVFTAERGLAGAFNASIVRKARLDARRLVGEGKTVKLFLVGKKGNDMMRREFEKEIVDRTDFRGVRQFAFSDALGVADKLLAMFDEGAFDVATIYYSRFESVITQVPVAQRVIPVDLGDVEEADTSLHYEYEPDEETILADLLPRNLAVQIFRALLENAASEQGARMTAMDNATRNAGEMIDKLSLSYNRQRQAQITTELIEIISGAESL; via the coding sequence ATGGCGAGCCTAAAGGACCTACGCAACCGTATCGCCTCGGTTAAGGCGACGCAGAAGATCACCAAGGCCATGCAGATGGTGGCCGCGGCGAAGCTGCGTAAAGCCCAAGAGGCGGCTGTCGCGGCCCGACCCTATGCCGAGCGCATGGAAAAGGTGCTCGCCAATATCGGGGCCTCGGTCGCCGGCAGCGAGAGCGCACCCGCGCTCATCGCCGGAACGGGCAAGGACGACGTGCATCTGCTCGTCGTCTTTACCGCCGAGCGTGGCCTCGCCGGCGCTTTTAATGCCTCGATCGTCCGCAAGGCGCGCCTGGATGCGCGCCGACTCGTGGGCGAGGGCAAAACGGTCAAGCTCTTTCTTGTCGGCAAGAAGGGCAACGACATGATGCGCCGCGAGTTCGAAAAGGAAATCGTGGATCGAACGGACTTCCGCGGTGTGCGGCAGTTCGCTTTCAGCGATGCGCTCGGGGTGGCCGACAAGCTCCTCGCGATGTTCGACGAGGGCGCCTTCGACGTCGCGACGATCTATTATTCGCGATTTGAATCGGTGATCACGCAGGTGCCAGTCGCCCAGCGGGTCATCCCCGTCGATCTCGGTGATGTGGAGGAGGCCGACACCTCGCTGCATTACGAGTATGAGCCGGACGAGGAGACGATCCTCGCCGATCTGCTGCCGCGCAATCTTGCCGTGCAGATCTTCCGGGCTCTTCTGGAGAATGCCGCCTCCGAGCAGGGCGCGCGTATGACGGCGATGGACAATGCGACCCGCAATGCCGGCGAGATGATCGACAAGCTGTCCTTGTCGTACAATCGTCAGCGGCAGGCCCAGATCACGACCGAGTTGATCGAAATCATCTCCGGTGCAGAATCGCTTTAA
- the atpD gene encoding F0F1 ATP synthase subunit beta yields the protein MAETNMGRVAQVMGAVVDVEFDGELPGILNALEVDNHGNRLVLEVAQHLGENTVRTIAMDLTEGLARGQEVKNTGRAIAVPVGDETLGRIMNVIGEAIDQAGPINTTETRGIHQDAPSYMEQSTESEILVTGIKVIDLLAPYARGGKIGLFGGAGVGKTVLIQELINNVAKAHGGYSVFAGVGERTREGNDLYHEMIESGVNKDPKENNGSTEGSKCALVYGQMNEPPGARARVGLAGLTVAEYFRDQGQDVLFFVDNIFRFTQAGSEVSALLGRIPSAVGYQPTLSTDMGALQERITTTTKGSITSVQAIYVPADDLTDPAPATSFAHLDATTVLNRAISEKGIYPAVDPLDSTSRMLDPRIVGEEHYEVARSVQEMLQRYKSLQDIIAILGMDELSEEDKLTVARARKIERFLSQPFFVAEIFTNTPGKLVDIADTIKGFKGLVAGDYDDLPESAFYMVGTIEEAQEKAQRLAEAA from the coding sequence ATGGCTGAGACAAACATGGGACGCGTCGCGCAGGTGATGGGCGCCGTGGTGGACGTCGAGTTCGACGGCGAGCTGCCGGGGATCCTAAACGCCCTCGAAGTGGACAACCATGGCAACCGTCTGGTTTTGGAAGTGGCGCAGCACCTGGGCGAAAACACGGTGCGCACCATCGCCATGGATCTGACCGAAGGCCTGGCGCGCGGCCAGGAAGTCAAGAACACCGGCCGTGCCATCGCGGTGCCGGTCGGTGACGAGACGCTGGGCCGAATCATGAACGTCATCGGCGAGGCGATCGACCAGGCGGGTCCGATCAACACGACCGAGACGCGCGGCATCCATCAGGACGCGCCGTCCTATATGGAGCAGTCGACCGAATCTGAGATTCTCGTCACTGGCATTAAGGTCATCGACCTTCTGGCGCCTTACGCTCGTGGCGGTAAGATCGGCCTCTTCGGCGGCGCCGGCGTCGGCAAGACGGTGCTCATCCAGGAGCTGATCAACAACGTCGCCAAGGCGCATGGTGGTTATTCGGTTTTCGCCGGCGTGGGTGAGCGCACCCGCGAAGGTAACGATCTCTATCATGAGATGATCGAATCCGGCGTGAACAAGGATCCGAAGGAAAACAACGGTTCGACCGAAGGATCCAAATGCGCCCTTGTCTATGGCCAGATGAACGAGCCTCCCGGAGCACGTGCGCGTGTCGGCCTCGCCGGTCTGACGGTCGCCGAATATTTCCGTGACCAGGGACAGGACGTTCTGTTCTTCGTCGACAACATCTTCCGCTTCACGCAGGCGGGTTCGGAAGTGTCGGCGCTTCTCGGCCGTATTCCTTCGGCCGTGGGCTATCAGCCGACGCTCTCCACCGATATGGGTGCCTTGCAGGAGCGCATCACCACGACGACCAAGGGTTCGATCACCTCGGTGCAGGCCATTTACGTGCCTGCCGACGATCTGACCGACCCGGCGCCGGCCACCTCCTTCGCCCACCTCGATGCGACGACGGTGTTGAACCGCGCCATTTCGGAAAAGGGCATTTATCCGGCGGTCGATCCGCTCGATTCGACCTCGCGCATGCTCGACCCGCGCATCGTCGGCGAAGAGCATTACGAGGTCGCCCGTTCGGTTCAGGAGATGCTACAGCGTTACAAGTCCTTGCAGGACATCATCGCCATTCTCGGCATGGATGAGCTTTCCGAAGAGGACAAGCTGACGGTGGCCCGCGCCCGCAAGATCGAGCGCTTCCTGTCGCAGCCGTTCTTCGTGGCGGAAATCTTCACCAACACGCCGGGCAAGCTCGTCGACATCGCCGACACGATCAAAGGCTTCAAAGGCCTGGTCGCCGGTGATTACGACGATCTGCCGGAAAGCGCCTTCTACATGGTGGGCACGATCGAAGAGGCGCAGGAGAAAGCGCAGCGTCTGGCCGAGGCGGCTTAA
- a CDS encoding F0F1 ATP synthase subunit epsilon, with the protein MAEPFQFDLVTPSALLVSEEVQQVVVPGQEGFFTMLRQHAPLMTTLKPGFLEVLKAGGETQRIYVRGGFADATPESLTILADFAVPETELNSDIIDEHIREAEAELEAAAGDMSKYPVAHKRVSDLHDVRRWIIPA; encoded by the coding sequence ATGGCCGAACCATTTCAATTCGATCTCGTCACGCCTTCTGCCCTCCTCGTTTCGGAGGAGGTGCAGCAGGTGGTCGTGCCGGGGCAGGAAGGCTTCTTCACGATGCTGCGGCAGCACGCGCCGTTGATGACGACGCTGAAGCCTGGCTTCCTGGAAGTCTTGAAGGCTGGCGGCGAGACACAGCGAATCTATGTGCGCGGCGGTTTTGCCGATGCGACGCCTGAAAGCCTCACCATCCTCGCCGATTTCGCGGTGCCGGAGACGGAGCTCAATTCCGATATCATCGACGAGCATATCCGTGAGGCCGAGGCAGAGCTTGAGGCGGCGGCCGGCGACATGAGCAAGTATCCGGTGGCGCATAAGCGCGTCTCCGATTTGCATGATGTGCGTCGCTGGATCATTCCGGCCTAG
- the hpf gene encoding ribosome hibernation-promoting factor, HPF/YfiA family, whose translation MALKISGKNVDIGEALRSRIEETVEAAVKKYFDGGYAGHVVVAKNGRNFHTDCSLHLDSGAVFEASSTSADANDGFDAAAERLEKRLRRYKRRIKDHKGKPSHKLAGAAANAFIIEPPDEEEEIGEEYAPAIVAETTTEIRRMTVSSAVLQLDMTDAPVVVFRNHSHGGLNVVYRRPDGHFGWIDPVLNEPSEPNNGGS comes from the coding sequence ATGGCATTGAAGATATCCGGCAAAAACGTCGATATCGGCGAGGCTCTGCGATCTCGGATCGAAGAGACCGTCGAGGCAGCGGTGAAGAAGTATTTCGACGGCGGCTATGCTGGCCACGTCGTGGTGGCCAAAAATGGCCGCAACTTCCACACAGATTGTTCTCTGCATCTGGATTCTGGGGCCGTCTTCGAGGCGAGCAGCACCAGCGCTGATGCCAATGACGGTTTCGATGCTGCGGCTGAGAGGCTTGAGAAGCGCCTGCGGCGCTACAAGCGCCGCATCAAGGATCATAAAGGCAAGCCGAGCCACAAGCTTGCCGGAGCGGCTGCCAACGCTTTCATCATCGAGCCGCCCGATGAAGAAGAGGAAATCGGCGAAGAGTATGCACCGGCGATCGTTGCAGAGACGACGACGGAAATCCGCCGCATGACGGTCAGTTCTGCGGTGTTGCAGCTCGATATGACGGACGCACCGGTCGTCGTCTTCCGCAATCATTCGCACGGCGGTCTCAACGTCGTGTATCGTCGGCCCGATGGCCATTTCGGCTGGATCGATCCCGTCTTGAACGAGCCTTCCGAGCCGAACAACGGCGGAAGCTGA
- the ptsN gene encoding PTS IIA-like nitrogen regulatory protein PtsN, translating to MDLSDLLKPEAVVPNLKAVSKKQVIQDLCAKAARLTGLSERELFDTILQRERLGSTGVGQGVAIPHGKPRQIDKITGVFARLSKPVDFESLDDQPVDLVFLLLAPEGAGADHLKALARIARVLRDGQVAAKLRATTDPDAIYSLLVDRSTSSQSAA from the coding sequence ATGGATCTAAGCGACCTCCTGAAGCCTGAAGCAGTTGTGCCGAACCTCAAGGCCGTCAGCAAAAAACAGGTCATTCAGGATCTCTGCGCCAAGGCCGCGCGCCTGACGGGTCTGTCGGAACGCGAATTGTTCGACACCATCTTGCAGCGCGAGCGGCTTGGTTCGACGGGTGTTGGGCAGGGCGTTGCTATTCCGCATGGCAAGCCCCGACAGATCGACAAGATCACCGGCGTCTTCGCGCGGCTTTCAAAGCCGGTCGATTTTGAATCGCTTGATGATCAGCCGGTCGATCTCGTGTTTCTGCTGTTGGCCCCGGAAGGTGCCGGAGCCGACCATCTGAAAGCGTTGGCACGCATTGCGCGCGTGCTGCGGGACGGTCAGGTCGCCGCCAAACTCCGCGCCACCACCGACCCGGATGCGATATACTCGCTCTTGGTCGATCGCAGCACGTCGTCCCAAAGCGCCGCCTGA
- a CDS encoding DUF1150 domain-containing protein, translated as MTDCEQHKANTAAFAQFGGGEIAYVRPVKSDDVASLFPSAPELAPGLELWALLTADGTPILLTDSRAAALANARSNDLEPLSVH; from the coding sequence ATGACGGATTGCGAACAGCATAAGGCAAACACTGCCGCATTCGCTCAGTTCGGAGGCGGTGAAATCGCCTATGTCCGGCCGGTCAAGTCGGACGACGTGGCGAGCCTCTTCCCTTCTGCGCCGGAGCTTGCGCCGGGACTTGAGCTTTGGGCACTCCTGACAGCAGACGGAACGCCGATCCTATTGACGGATTCGCGTGCCGCCGCCCTTGCCAACGCCCGCAGCAACGATCTGGAACCGCTCAGCGTCCACTGA
- a CDS encoding autotransporter assembly complex protein TamA has translation MNLRPRFGLGRTVRAGLMAGCAFFAFQAPAAQAFELFGYHLWGGKEPDETVLEPQTYTLNLTVTPDDDGIADRIQNASQLYGKREEPAAGTAGLVSRARGDYARILTALYARGRYGGVITITIAGRPVDQITPDVTLPADVPVKVNVDPGPIYHFAAIDIVNPPDFNTRETHRIDTPQELGLTQGAPAESGAILKSETSLTNAWKQFGYPKVKVEREIVADHATRTVDVRLAVDTGPYARLGRVSVSGTERMNPGFVGYMTGIKGGEEYDPDRIDRARERLRRLEVFRSITIQEAEAVGSDGFMPLSVRVAERKRRLIGGEAKYSTIDGATLGAYWVHRNLFGHAERLRIEGSVSGIDGADYENFDYMLATTFTRPGIFTPDTDLVTNVTAKREDNDTYKEQSISGQVGITHRFTEDLSLDTAVKLERSRIEDALGINHYLIASLPTKLEYDTRDNKLDPAEGIHATLSGEPFYEFYEEYPALRSQAELATYYSFDRRGYYVLAARAKAGNVVGPSIEDLPASRRFLAGGGGSVRGYSYETIGVGLPNGETTGGKSLLEGSLEFRARVTDSIGVVPFVDIGTVSEDAIPDFSEDLKIGVGVGLRYYTGLGPIRVDVAMPLDPGKDDSDYAIYVGIGQAF, from the coding sequence ATGAACCTTCGTCCCCGCTTCGGTCTTGGGCGAACCGTGCGTGCCGGCCTTATGGCCGGATGCGCGTTTTTCGCATTTCAGGCGCCCGCGGCCCAGGCTTTCGAGCTATTCGGTTACCATCTCTGGGGTGGAAAGGAGCCGGACGAGACCGTTCTCGAACCGCAGACCTATACGCTCAACCTCACCGTCACGCCGGACGACGATGGCATCGCCGATCGGATCCAGAATGCCTCGCAGCTCTACGGCAAGCGCGAGGAGCCGGCGGCTGGGACTGCCGGTCTCGTGTCCCGCGCCCGGGGCGATTACGCTCGCATCCTGACAGCCCTCTATGCACGTGGCCGTTATGGTGGCGTCATCACCATCACGATCGCTGGGCGTCCCGTCGACCAGATCACGCCCGATGTGACGCTTCCCGCCGATGTTCCGGTGAAAGTGAATGTCGATCCGGGCCCAATTTATCACTTCGCCGCGATCGACATCGTCAATCCACCCGATTTCAACACCCGCGAGACGCATCGGATCGATACGCCTCAGGAACTCGGCCTGACACAGGGCGCGCCCGCGGAATCCGGCGCGATCCTGAAATCGGAAACGAGCCTGACCAATGCCTGGAAGCAATTCGGCTATCCCAAGGTGAAGGTGGAGCGCGAGATCGTGGCCGATCATGCGACCCGCACCGTCGATGTCCGGCTCGCCGTCGATACCGGGCCCTATGCGCGCCTCGGTCGGGTAAGCGTGAGCGGTACGGAGCGCATGAATCCGGGCTTCGTCGGCTATATGACCGGGATCAAGGGCGGAGAAGAATATGATCCCGACAGGATCGATCGCGCGCGCGAGCGTTTGCGTCGACTCGAGGTCTTCCGTTCGATCACCATTCAGGAGGCGGAGGCCGTCGGATCGGACGGTTTCATGCCTCTCTCCGTCCGGGTTGCGGAACGCAAGCGCCGGCTGATCGGCGGTGAGGCAAAATACTCGACCATCGATGGCGCGACGCTCGGCGCCTATTGGGTCCATCGCAATCTCTTCGGCCATGCGGAGAGGCTTCGCATCGAAGGCAGTGTGTCCGGCATCGACGGCGCCGATTACGAGAATTTCGATTATATGCTCGCCACGACCTTCACGCGGCCGGGCATCTTCACGCCGGATACCGATCTCGTCACCAATGTCACCGCCAAGCGGGAAGACAACGACACCTACAAAGAGCAGAGCATCTCCGGCCAGGTGGGCATCACGCACCGCTTCACCGAAGATCTCAGCCTCGATACGGCGGTGAAGCTGGAACGTTCGCGCATCGAGGATGCGCTTGGGATCAATCATTATCTGATCGCCTCGCTGCCGACGAAGCTCGAATACGACACTCGCGACAACAAGCTCGATCCGGCCGAAGGCATTCACGCAACGCTGTCGGGCGAACCGTTTTACGAGTTCTACGAGGAGTATCCGGCCCTGCGGTCGCAAGCGGAGCTGGCGACCTATTATAGCTTCGACCGGCGCGGCTATTACGTGCTGGCAGCGCGTGCCAAAGCCGGCAATGTCGTCGGCCCGTCGATCGAGGATCTGCCGGCGAGCCGTCGTTTCCTCGCCGGCGGAGGCGGATCGGTGCGTGGCTATAGCTATGAGACGATCGGCGTCGGACTGCCAAACGGTGAAACAACGGGCGGCAAGTCGCTCCTGGAGGGCTCGCTTGAATTTCGCGCCCGCGTCACCGATTCGATCGGCGTCGTGCCCTTCGTCGACATCGGAACCGTGAGCGAGGACGCCATTCCGGATTTCTCCGAAGATCTGAAAATCGGCGTCGGCGTCGGCCTTCGCTACTACACCGGTCTCGGGCCGATCCGCGTCGATGTGGCCATGCCGCTCGATCCCGGCAAGGACGATTCCGATTACGCCATCTATGTCGGCATCGGGCAGGCCTTCTGA